A single Muntiacus reevesi chromosome 9, mMunRee1.1, whole genome shotgun sequence DNA region contains:
- the LOC136174702 gene encoding olfactory receptor 51L1 produces the protein MVVWNNSDTMEPIFILRGFPGLEYAHSHLSIPFCLAYLSAFIGNVTILTVIWTESSLHQPIYYFLSMLALTDLGMSLSTLPTMLAVLCSDVREIQASACYAQLFFIHTFTFLESSVLLAMAFDRFVAICHPLHYTTILTNSVIGKIGLACLLRSMGVVLPTPLLLRHHHYCHVNALSHAFCLHQDVLKLSCSDARINSVYGLCVVIATLGVDSVFILLSYVLILKAVLAIASHEEQLKALNTCVSHICVVLTFFVPVIGISMVHRFGKHLSPIVHILMADIYLLLPPLLNPLVYSVRTKQIRLGILWKFGLRRRF, from the coding sequence ATGGTGGTCTGGAATAACAGTGATACTATGGAACCTATATTTATTCTGAGGGGTTTTCCTGGACTGGAGTATGCTCATTCACATCTCTCCATCCCATTCTGTCTTGCATATTTGTCAGCATTTATTGGTAATGTTACCATCCTCACTGTTATTTGGACAGAGTCCTCACTCCACCAGCCCATATATTACTTTCTTTCTATGTTGGCACTAACTGACCTAGGTATGTCCTTGTCCACACTGCCCACCATGCTTGCTGTATTATGTTCGGATGTTCGGGAGATCCAGGCAAGTGCTTGCTACGCCCAGCTCTTCTTCATCCACACATTCACGTTCCTGGAGTCCTCAGTGCTGCTGGCCATGGCCTTTGACCGCTTTGTTGCTATTTGCCATCCACTGCACTACACCACcatcctcaccaacagtgtaatagGCAAGATTGGTTTGGCCTGCTTGCTAAGAAGCATGGGGGTTGTACTACCCACacctttactgctgagacaccatcACTACTGCCATGTCAATGCCCTCTCCCATGCCTTCTGTTTGCACCAGGATGTTCTGAAGTTATCCTGTTCAGATGCCAGGATCAACAGTGTTTATGGACTGTGTGTGGTTATTGCCACACTGGGTGTGGATTCTGTCTTTATACTTCTTTCTTATGTCCTGATTCTGAAGGCTGTGCTGGCCATTGCCTCTCATGAGGAGCAGCTAAAGGCACTCAACACATGTGTGTCTCATATCTGTGTGGTGCTCACCTTCTTTGTGCCAGTTATTGGGATATCAATGGTCCATCGCTTTGGGAAGCATTTGTCTCCCATAGTCCACATCCTTATGGCTGACATATACCTGCTTCTTCCCCCACTGCTTAACCCTCTTGTCTACAGTGTCAGGACAAAGCAGATCCGTCTAGGAATTCTCTGGAAGTTTGGGCTAAGGAGGAGGTTTTAA
- the LOC136175273 gene encoding olfactory receptor 51G2-like, whose amino-acid sequence MSVFNDSVLYPCFLLTGFSGLESRYGLISLPIFLVYATSVAGNITILFIIRTEPSLHQPMYYFLSMLAFTDLGLSTTTLPTMFSVFWFHTREISFNGCLVQMYFIHVFSIIESAVLLAMAFDRLVAIRAPLRYAAILTNDVIIGIALAITGRALALVFPASFLLKRLQYRPVNILSYPFCLHQDLIKTTVSSRRVSSIYGLMVVVCSMGLDSVLLLLSYILILGTVLSIASRTERVKALNTCISHICAVLTFYTPMIGLSMIRRYGKNASPIVHVLMANVYLLVPPLMNPIVYSVKTKQIRDRILKKFNQHKV is encoded by the coding sequence ATGTCTGTCTTCAATGACTCTGTCCTATACCCCTGCTTCCTCCTGACAGGCTTCTCAGGCCTTGAAAGCAGATATGGCTTAATTTCCCTCCCTATATTCTTGGTTTATGCCACCTCAGTTGCAGGGAACATTACCATTCTATTTATCATCAGAACTGAGCCTTCCCTCCACCAACCAATGTATTACTTTCTATCAATGCTGGCGTTTACTGATCTGGGCCTATCCACTACAACCTTGCCTACCATGTTCAGCGTTTTCTGGTTCCATACCCGGGAGATTTCTTTCAATGGTTGTCTGGTCCAGATGTACTTCATTCATGTTTTCTCAATTATTGAGTCAGCTGTGCTTTTGGCTATGGCCTTTGACCGTTTGGTAGCAATCCGAGCACCCCTGCGTTATGCAGCCATTTTAACCAATGATGTAATCATTGGGATTGCTTTGGCAATCACCGGAAGAGCCTTGGCTCTGGTCTTTCCAGCTTCCTTCCTCTTAAAAAGGCTTCAATATCGTCCTGTCAATATTCTCTCCTACCCCTTCTGCCTGCACCAAGACCTCATCAAGACAACTGTATCCAGCCGTCGGGTCAGCAGCATCTATGGCCTCATGGTGGTCGTCTGCTCCATGGGACTTGATTcagttctcctcctcctttcctatATCCTCATCCTTGGCACAGTTTTGAGTATAGCCTCCAGGACAGAGAGGGTGAAAGCTCTTAATACCTGCATCTCTCATATCTGTGCTGTACTCACTTTCTATACACCAATGATTGGACTATCTATGATCCGTCGCTATGGGAAGAATGCTTCCCCAATTGTCCATGTGCTCATGGCCAATGTCTATTTGCTGGTGCCACCCCTCATGAACCCCATTGTCTATAGTGTCAAGACCAAGCAGATTCGTGACAGAATCCTCAAGAAATTCAACCAACATAAAGTCTGA